A window of the Trichoderma asperellum chromosome 4, complete sequence genome harbors these coding sequences:
- the CKI1 gene encoding bifunctional choline kinase/ethanolamine kinase cki1: protein MASSSSNVVGVHYRVGKKIGEGSFGVIFEGTNLLNNQQVAIKFEPRKSDAPQLRDEYRTYKILVGCPGIPNVYYFGQEGLHNILVIDLLGPSLEDLFDHCGRRFTIKTVVMVAKQMLSRVQTIHEKNLIYRDIKPDNFLIGRPGTKASNVIHVVDFGMAKQYRDPKTKQHIPYRERKSLSGTARYMSINTHLGREQSRRDDLEALGHVFMYFLRGGLPWQGLKAATNKQKYEKIGEKKQTTAIKDLCEGFPEEFNKYLTYVRNLGFEDTPDYDYLRELFTQALKNAGDVEDGEYDWMKINKDSGKGWDSMKNHGAAYLHNPNARPGPSQMELHSGHRPGNTTSQQQAPITVSRLNAAQPPPPSPIKQMGSKRDRPNAQGGLQAQRMSGTGLREMGTPTGSTQAQFQNSTQNLPQPITTQPGPMAAAGQPSGRPAEAPQPSGFQKFIKTICCG, encoded by the exons atggcttccTCATCGTCCAACGTCGTCGGCGTCCACTACCGAGTCGGAAAGAAAATCGGAGAGGGCTCCTTTGGTGTCATCTTTGAGGGTACCAATCTGCTCAACAACCAGCAAGTGGCCATCAAGTTT GAACCTCGGAAGAGTGATGCACCACAGCTTCGAGATGAGTACCGCACGTACAAAATTCTCGTCGGTTGCC CTGGCATTCCCAATGTCTACTACTTTGGACAGGAGGGTCTGCACAACATTCTGGTCATCGACCTGCTCGGCCCTTCACTGGAAGATCTTTTCGACCACTGCGGACGCCGATTCACGATTAAGACTGTTGTCATGGTCGCCAAACAAATGCTTTCTCGAGTCCAGACGATACACGAAAAGAACCTCATCTACCGTGATATCAAACCTGACAACTTCCTGATCGGACGACCGGGTACCAAGGCATCCAATGTCATCCACGTGGTTGATTTTGGCATGGCCAAGCAATACCGAGACCCCAAGACCAAGCAGCACATCCCCTACCGCGAGAGAAAGTCGCTGTCCGGTACTGCCCGTTACATGAGTATCAATACCCATCTTGGACGCGAACAATCTCGAAGAGACGATCTCGAGGCTCTCGGCCACGTCTTCATGTATTTCCTTCGCGGTGGCCTTCCCTGGCAGGGCCTGAAGGCTGCTACTAACAAGCAGAAGTATGAGAAGATTGGTGAAAAGAAGCAGACTACTGCCATCAAGGATCTTTGCGAAGGCTTCCCAGAGGAGTTCAACAAGTACTTGACGTACGTCCGAAACCTTGGTTTCGAAGATACCCCCGATTACGACTACCTCAGAGAGCTTTTTACCCAGGCCTTGAAGAACGCTGGTGATGTCGAGGATGGCGAGTACGACTGGATGAAGATCAACAAGGATTCGGGAAAGGGGTGGGACTCGATGAAGAATCATGGCGCCGCATACTTGCACAACCCAAACGCGCGCCCCGGTCCTTCTCAAATGGAGCTGCACAGTGGTCATCGTCCTGGGAATACCACCTCTCAACAGCAGGCTCCGATCACCGTCAGCCGTTTAAACGCCGCGCAGCCACCTCCTCCATCGCCGATCAAGCAGATGGGGAGCAAGAGAGATCGACCAAACGCCCAAGGCGGGCTGCAAGCCCAGCGCATGAGTGGAACAGGCCTTCGCGAAATGGGTACCCCGACTGGCTCAACTCAGGCCCAGTTCCAGAACAGCACCCAGAACCTGCCTCAGCCGATAACGACCCAGCCGGGCCCCATGGCGGCCGCGGGCCAGCCTAGCGGACGACCTGCCGAAGCCCCCCAGCCCAGCGGCTTCCAGAAATTCATCAAGACTATTTGCTGCGGCTAA
- a CDS encoding uncharacterized protein (EggNog:ENOG41), translated as MAKPEGLPAMTYRFLGRSGLQVSSISLGGWLTYGGHVDREGTYACMKAAYDSGVNFFDCAEAYAGGESEIVMGEAIKKYGWNRNDLVISTKIYWGGAFGKNPVNNLGLSRKHIVEGVNASLKRLDLEYVDLIYAHRPDRKTPMEETVRAFNHIIDSGKAFYWGTSEWTGVEIAEAWRVADRLGLIGPLMEQPAYNMLNRTKVEGDYQFLYRQHGLGLTVFSPLYQGILSGKYKNGIPDDSRFAQTEVPFIAGYWKRTKKEAWEEIIQRVNKLEPIADRLGVKQSALALAWVLKNDNVSSAITGASSPEQVYENVKALDVVDKLTPEILSEIDEILNNKPPQLNDRE; from the exons ATGGCTAAGCCTGAAGGACTCCCCGCTATGACATACCGATTCCTGGGACGCTCCGGTCTCCAGGTCTCGTCCATTTCACTAGGAGGATGGCTCACTTACGGTGGCCACGTTGACCGAG AGGGTACATACGCATGCATGAAGGCTGCGTACGACTCTGGTGTCAACTTCTTTGACTGCGCCGAAGCCTATGCCGGAGGCGAGTCCGAGATTGTTATGggcgaggccatcaagaagTACGGCTGGAACCGCAATGACTTGGTCATTTCCACAAAG ATCTACTGGGGTGGTGCATTTGGCAAGAACCCTGTCAACAACCTGGGTCTCTCCCGAAAGCACATTGTTGAGGGTGTCAACGCTTCCCTGAAGCGCCTGGACCTCGAATACGTCGACCTCATCTACGCCCACCGTCCCGACCGCAAGACCCCCATGGAGGAGACTGTCCGCGCCTTCAACCACATCATCGACTCCGGCAAGGCCTTTTACTGGGGCACCTCGGAGTGGACCGGCGTGGAGATTGCGGAGGCGTGGCGCGTGGCAGACAGGCTGGGCCTGATCGGTCCACTGATGGAGCAGCCCGCGTACAACATGCTCAACCGGACGAAGGTCGAGGGAGACTACCAGTTCCTGTACCGCCAGCACGGCCTGGGCCTCACCGTCTTCTCGCCCCTGTACCAGGGCATCCTGTCCGGCAAGTACAAGAACGGCATTCCGGACGACTCCCGCTTCGCCCAGACCGAGGTCCCCTTCATCGCTGGCTACTGGAAGCGCACTAAGAAGGAGGCTTGGGAGGAGATCATCCAGCGTGTCAACAAGTTGGAGCCCATTGCCGATCGGTTGGGCGTCAAGCAGAGCgctctggcgctggcctGGGTCCTCAAGAACGACAATGTCAGCTCTGCCATCACCGGTGCCAGCAGCCCCGAGCAGGTGTATGAGAATGTCAAGGCATTGGATGTTGTGGACAAGTTGACGCCGGAGATTTTATCCGAGATTGACGAGATCCTGAACAACAAGCCGCCTCAGCTGAATGACAGAGAGTAG
- a CDS encoding uncharacterized protein (EggNog:ENOG41), with translation MSLKNDAFPSSEAFEAINAALSSDDAGRKDAIKNGKAVFAFTLKNKAGETADWHIDLKEKGTVGTGLGENPNVTLSLSDEDFGKLVTGKANAQRLFMSGKLKVKGDVMKATKMEPILKKAQTKAKL, from the exons ATGTCTCTCAAGAACG ACGCCTTCCCTTCCTCCGAGGCCTTCGAGGCCATCAACGCCGCTCTCAGCAGCGACGATGCCGGCCGCAAGGATGCCATCAAGAACGGCAAGGCTGTCTTTGCATTCACCCTTAAGAACAAGGCGGGTGAGACTGCCGACTGGCACATCGACCTCAAGGAGAAGGGCACCGTTGGCACCGGCCTCGGCGAGAACCCCAACG TCACACTGTCTCTTTCCGACGAGGATTTCGGCAAGCTTGTTACTGGCAAGGCCAACGCCCAGCGTCTCTTCATGTCCGGCAAGCTAAAGGTCAAGGGCGACGTCATGAAGGCCACCAAGATGGAGCCCATCCTGAAGAAGGCTCAGACCAAGGCCAAGTTGTAA
- a CDS encoding uncharacterized protein (EggNog:ENOG41~TransMembrane:1 (i159-182o)) codes for MSYRVTQRCGLTAQRTWLFSPQLLAAQSRSLHTSRSVCQTRAAAPTTNKSFRPTTKPQRPINAAINPPASTRPPPLEAVEPQSSKIKYYFKLGKAYVIFFKDGVKAIMANRRLVNEKIKALPSGERPSIFKPHHIPSTFSRADWVLLWRTRHDLMRLPLFALFFIIAEDLTPLLVVFLPGILPYTCRFPRLLGITREKAEQRRKAAFNELEGQHPHGALSPGITKSVAHRHLLKSLDLSGRMWDRLGFTPPGMWAIKGRLRMIFLEIDDQRLLQDGGPLGLEAEELRIACSDRGINILGKSETELKTKLGDWLRLTAAEDLGERRRRMATLLLTRPENWPQQRDFPVPEWEL; via the exons ATGAGTTATCGAGTCACGCAGCGATGCGGCTTAACAGCGCAAAGGACATGGCTCTTTAGCCCTCAACTCCTCGCCGCGCAGTCGCGCAGTCTACACACCAGCCGATCCGTATGTCAaacaagagctgctgctcctacTACTAACAAGAGCTTTCGTCCCACTACCAAGCCGCAGAGGCCTATAAACGCGGCTATTAACCCTCCTGCTTCGACTCGCCCTCCGCCGCTGGAAGCCGTTGAACCGCAGTCATCAAAGATCAAGTATTACTTCAAGCTGGGCAAAGCCTATGTAATCTTTTTCAAGGATGGCGTGAAAGCTATCATGGCGAACCGCAGGTTGGTAAACGAAAAGATCAAGGCCTTGCCAAGCGGAGAGCGGCCATCAATTTTCAAGCCGCACCACATTCCCAGCACATTCTCACGCGCAGATTGGGTGCTGCTATGGCGAACCAGGCATGATCTGATGCGATTGCCCCTCTTCGCCCTGTTTTTCATCATTGCCGAGGATCTGACACCTCTTTTGGTTGTCTTCCTGCCAGGGATCTTGCCGTATACATGCCGCTTTCCGAGACTACTAGGCATCACGCGAGAGAAGGCTGAGCAACGGCGTAAAGCTGCCTTCAACGAATTGGAGGGCCAACACCCTCATGGTGCCCTGAGTCCAGGAATTACGAAGAGTGTAGCGCACCGGCACCTCCTCAAGTCTTTAGACCTCTCAGGCAGGATGTGGGATCGCCTTGGATTCACTCCCCCCGGCATGTGGGCTATCAAAGGCAGACTACGCATGATATTCTTGGAAATCGACGATCAGCGGCTACTCCAAGATGGCGGCCCATTGGGCCTCGAAGCTGAAGAGCTTCGAATCGCTTGTTCTGATCGGGGTATCAACATTCTTGGCAAGAGTGAGACGGAGCTTAAAACGAAACTTGGCGATTGGCTACGGTTGACGGCAGCGGAAGATCTGGGAGAGCGGAGGCGACGCATGGCGACGTTGCTGCTGACAAG ACCTGAAAACTGGCCTCAGCAGCGCGATTTCCCCGTTCCCGAGTGGGAGctgtaa
- a CDS encoding uncharacterized protein (EggNog:ENOG41) has product MDVSNLHSRSSRGSALASLLQPTIVMSAASKQFAVNGPHTAGLFADMSVDGPVIGTLVAVVDRAKNLPNRKTIGKQDPYCAARLGKEAKKTATDVRGGQTPKWDQELRFTVHDSADYYQLKVSVFTDDKKTDLIGEAWIDLKGIIIAGGGQSDVWQTLTCRGKYAGEIRLEITYYDSRPKPEKPAARTRQSMGAEHEGSPPKRKEPVKRRPLPTDPVTGEVTANVPSPSDYQSPHRPHGKISSHSPYGSTNSLHETAEYGTPTHGSTRSRHADHFSHSPSHSGSGRVEGPRQPRPTRQDSYERERGGYSQKIPVSPYEQQDPRGSGYSLSSEPYDMTPADDAAPYSPLGDPQQAAPPPPAHRSRHSNSQERMQRRGDESPQRGVPPVSMRSDVLKNEAHRNSSPNYPGRPQFRAYDPTMATQPPIQRAIAYEPHNSYDAYDAQYRSMQPTVEDVPESPTGSMRNRDRRNSSRIVPLDEVFNSAPIPVSTNLSHSPGGGPSGYMSQSPGAYPTYQEQPRNQDSVSPMSARDYTESPGQISQYSYSSQSQRPSQQREYETTYIQSSPSYGLPALPPSLAPGVDPTMAQELSNRAYEERRHDGEYNNQMVHASVRSRHGSEPPPPSHEPPYGTSPQAYESYDRRRSGVYAGGPDPQSQAQAQAQTQAQGYRDPSPNPQHKIRRKSVSPAPLRSDHRRHSDIPFGPDSYDAFNPGASSRDASPGLDASDPPSKILTPDGREIDPSDHLPVESWAPEPEAKPSQEPARARPALSGAQPMPPSGRRPLRISMARTSQAVVPSNAYGFTEGPRAPPPAQGGRQRLQKKAMRHSMGPTTSAPNPLTSIAPDNFQVGPNQYGSSRSRAGAWDYPNENYAPKYNGGSQGPPIPAKVPLPIMSGANGGAEDMALIQEMQSIDIGTGRSRRRGGY; this is encoded by the exons ATGGATGTCTCCAACCTGCACTCCAGAAGCTCTCGAGGCAGCGCTCTTGCGAGCCTGCTCCAACCCACCATAGTCATGTCTGCTGCTTCCAAACAGTTTGCCGTGAATGGCCCGCATACGGCAGGGCTCTTTGCCGACATGAGTGTTGACGGGCCTGTGATTGGCACTCTCGTTGCCGTGGTCGACCGCGCAAAGAACTTGCCCAACCGCAAGACCATAGGCAAACAGGACCCATATTGCGCCGCCAGGCTTGGCaaagaggccaagaagacggcgacAGATGTCAGAGGCGGACAGACTCCCAAATG GGACCAAGAGCTGCGATTTACAGTGCATGATTCGGCCGACTACTATCAGCTCAAGGTGTCCGTTTTCACTGACGACAAGAAAACGGATCTCATCGGAGAGGCATGGATCGATCTCAAGGGCATCATTATTGCTGGGGGAGGCCAGAGCGACGTATGGCAAACCCTGACATGTCGCGGCAAGTATGCGGGGGAAATTCGACTCGAGATTACTTACTACGATTCCCGCCCCAAGCCTGAGAAGCCTGCTGCCAGAACGAGACAGTCTATGGGAGCCGAGCACGAGGGTTCGCCGCCTAAGCGCAAGGAGCCTGTGAAAAGGCGCCCTCTACCGACCGACCCTGTTACCGGCGAAGTTACCGCCAATGTCCCCTCTCCATCAGACTATCAGTCTCCTCACCGACCTCACGGCAAGATCAGTTCACACTCACCGTACGGTTCTACAAACTCTCTGCACGAAACTGCCGAGTACGGCACACCAACACACGGGAGCACTCGATCCCGTCATGCAGACCACTTTTCTCACTCACCCAGTCATTCTGGCTCAGGCCGTGTTGAGGGGCCTCGCCAGCCTCGCCCGACACGGCAGGACTcgtatgagagagagagaggaggctACAGCCAAAAGATACCCGTCTCACCATACGAGCAGCAAGATCCCCGCGGCAGCGGCTACTCGCTTTCGAGTGAGCCTTATGATATGACTCCAGCCGATGATGCCGCGCCGTATTCTCCCCTTGGTGACCCCCAACAGGCAGCTCCCCCGCCACCCGCTCACCGGTCACGGCACAGCAATAGCCAGGAACGCATGCAAAGGAGAGGCGACGAATCACCTCAGAGGGGCGTTCCACCCGTTTCCATGAGATCTGATGTTTTGAAGAATGAGGCTCATAGAAACTCTTCCCCAAACTACCCTGGCCGCCCACAGTTCCGAGCCTACGACCCAACCATGGCGACACAGCCACCTATTCAAAGAGCTATTGCTTACGAGCCCCACAACTCCTACGACGCCTACGACGCTCAATATCGCTCCATGCAACCCACTGTAGAGGACGTCCCAGAATCACCAACCGGTTCCATGCGGAACAGGGATCGCCGCAACAGTTCGAGAATCGTCCCGCTGGACGAGGTGTTTAACAGCGCCCCGATCCCCGTATCCACGAACCTGAGCCACTCTCCGGGAGGAGGACCTTCTGGTTATATGAGCCAATCTCCTGGAGCGTATCCTACGTATCAAGAGCAGCCCCGGAATCAAGATTCGGTATCTCCAATGTCGGCCAGAGACTATACCGAGAGCCCCGGACAGATCTCACAGTATTCTTATagcagccaaagccaacGCCCTAGTCAACAGCGCGAGTACGAGACTACCTATATCCAGAGCTCTCCAAGCTACGGGCTGCCTGCCTTGCCACCCTCTTTGGCTCCGGGGGTAGACCCTACCATGGCTCAAGAATTGTCCAACAGAGCATACGAAGAAAGGCGTCATGATGGCGAATACAATAATCAAATGGTACACGCTTCTGTCCGAAGTCGTCATGGGAGCGAGCCGCCACCGCCCTCACACGAACCGCCGTATGGTACTTCACCGCAGGCGTATGAATCATACGATAGGCGAAGATCGGGTGTCTATGCCGGTGGGCCGGATCCGCAGTCgcaggctcaggctcaggctcagaCTCAGGCTCAGGGATATCGAGATCCCTCCCCTAACCCCCAACACAAAATCCGACGCAAGTCGGTCAGCCCTGCCCCCCTTCGTTCTGATCATAGGAGACATTCTGATATTCCTTTTGGTCCTGATTCTTACGACGCCTTCAACCCTGGGGCATCTTCTAGAGATGCATCCCCAGGACTTGATGCGTCAGACCCTCCTTCCAAAATCCTGACGCCCGATGGCCGAGAAATCGATCCGTCGGATCATCTACCAGTAGAATCTTGGGCTCCTGAGCCCGAGGCAAAGCCTTCTCAAGAGCCCGCTCGAGCGAGGCCGGCTCTCTCCGGAGCGCAGCCAATGCCTCCCAGCGGTCGAAGACCTCTACGAATTAGCATGGCGAGAACCTCGCAGGCGGTAGTGCCGTCTAACGCCTACGGATTTACAGAGGGGCCTCGTGCCCCTCCCCCCGCGCAAGGTGGACGGCAGCGACtacaaaagaaagctatGCGCCATTCAATGGGGCCAACAACGTCAGCCCCGAATCCCCTCACATCTATTGCGCCAGATAACTTTCAGGTTGGACCAAATCAATACGGTTCATCTCGATCACGCGCCGGCGCGTGGGATTATCCAAACGAAAATTATGCGCCCAAATATAACGGCGGTAGTCAGGGACCTCCTATTCCAGCCAAGGTGCCACTCCCCATCATGAGTGGCGCTAACGGAGGAGCAGAAGATATGGCTCTGATTCAGGAAATGCAATCGATTGACATTGGCACGGGGCGTTCCAGACGCCGAGGTGGATACTAA
- a CDS encoding uncharacterized protein (BUSCO:EOG092D1LTM) — protein MASQVAPLPRVKLASGPAPMTAEQRYWKSFKNPLLIPSPTNFPITHVSSNSDSFAVTTGTRVQIYSTRSRKLLKTITRFSDVARSGEIRRDGRVLVAGDDTGRIQVFDVGSRAILRTWLDHKQPVWTTKFSPVELTTLLSTSDDKTVRLWDLPSSEPTSTFVGHSDYVRTGSFMPGTIANMVVSGSYDSTVKLWDPRTGNNSAVMTFKHAAPVESVLPLPTGTTVLAAAGNAVSVLDLVAARPLHLITNHQKTVTSMSLASGGRRLVTGSLEGHVKMFETTGWNVVNSIKYQAPILSVCVIPSSDSSDDDRHLAVGMQSGVLSIRTRLTGTEAARQREREKEMQALVAGTIESLDAQKQKRKRRVEATKRLDLLGESADVVIANQGRPTKKKERPWQADLRHARYSKALDQVIDRSSPEYSPLNVLTLLLALRHRSAIRDALENRDEQSVEPVLKWVCAHICDPRYVSICVEVGVQLLDLYAEYVGASAELHQGFRTLHRRVKVEVERAQIACQSGGMLESLMMSAV, from the coding sequence ATGGCCTCACAAGTGGCGCCCCTGCCGAGGGTTAAGCTCGCGTCTGGCCCCGCGCCCATGACGGCAGAGCAGCGTTACTGGAAGTCGTTTAAGAACCCTCTTCTGATCCCTTCGCCGACCAATTTCCCCATTACGCACGTCTCAAGCAACAGCGACTCATTCGCCGTGACTACGGGCACCCGTGTGCAGATCTACTCGACCCGCAGCCGGAAGCTGCTCAAGACAATCACCCGGTTTAGCGATGTTGCACGAAGCGGAGAGATTCGCCGGGACGGCCGCGTTCTAGTGGCGGGTGACGATACAGGAAGGATACAGGTGTTTGACGTGGGATCTAGGGCTATCCTGAGGACGTGGCTGGATCACAAGCAGCCTGTGTGGACGACCAAGTTTTCGCCCGTCGAGCTGACTACGCTGTTGAGTACGAGCGACGACAAGACGGTCAGGCTATGGGACTTGCCCAGCAGCGAGCCGACGAGCACGTTTGTCGGCCATTCAGATTATGTGCGGACTGGTAGCTTTATGCCGGGTACGATAGCCAACATGGTGGTGTCTGGAAGTTACGACTCTACGGTCAAGCTGTGGGATCCGCGAACGGGTAACAACTCTGCCGTTATGACGTTTAAGCATGCCGCCCCTGTCGAGAGTGTGCTTCCTCTGCCAACGGGGACGACCGTtttggccgccgccggcaACGCTGTCAGCGTTCTCGATCTGGTCGCTGCTCGACCACTACATCTCATCACAAACCACCAGAAGACAGTCACCTCTATGAGCCTTGCCTCTGGCGGCCGCCGCCTTGTCACCGGTAGTTTGGAAGGTCATGTCAAGATGTTTGAGACGACAGGGTGGAACGTTGTGAACAGCATCAAATACCAAGCCCCTATCCTGTCAGTCTGCGTCATCCCCTCAAGCGATTCCTCCGACGATGATCGCCATCTTGCAGTCGGCATGCAGTCCGGCGTGCTCAGCATCCGCACACGGCTTACTGGTACTGAGGCCGCGCGCCAGCGTGAGCGAGAGAAGGAAATGCAGGCTCTCGTTGCCGGCACTATCGAGTCTCTCGATgcgcagaagcagaagcgcaAGCGCCGCGTCGAAGCGACCAAGCGTCTGGACCTGCTTGGCGAGAGCGCCGACGTTGTCATTGCCAATCAGGGCCGCCCTactaagaagaaggagagaccGTGGCAAGCGGATCTCCGCCACGCCCGCTATTCTAAAGCCCTGGACCAGGTCATCGACCGTTCATCACCCGAGTACTCGCCCCTCAACGTCCTTACTCTGCTGCTTGCGCTTCGTCATCGCAGCGCCATCCGTGATGCGCTGGAGAACCGCGACGAGCAGAGCGTGGAGCCCGTGCTGAAATGGGTATGCGCGCACATATGCGACCCCCGCTACGTGAGCATCTGCGTGGAGGTCGGTGTGCAACTGCTGGATCTGTACGCCGAATATGTTGGCGCATCGGCTGAGCTGCACCAGGGTTTCAGGACTCTGCACAGGAGAGTCAAGGTCGAGGTTGAGAGGGCACAGATAGCTTGCCAGAGCGGAGGTATGCTGGAGAGCTTAATGATGAGTGCTGTAtga